The following proteins come from a genomic window of Triticum aestivum cultivar Chinese Spring chromosome 6A, IWGSC CS RefSeq v2.1, whole genome shotgun sequence:
- the LOC123129260 gene encoding uncharacterized protein — translation MGDCHVVPTAGIDWLIQSVAVLCAVDGCDHLHCHGGPFCLLFVATHGYNYKIIASVYSSETSEWNEPVCLHNSCEAYARHMQEGLADTHRYDPKYIPYVQPRRGTLVGDAVYFTVRLGNAIVEYDLGKDRLNMIDPPPAARDVCYISLMAMDDSSLGFACIKGSSLCTWSRKVDTAEAAEWVQYRVIELEKTIPVANPDDKRFVVGFAEGAGVIFVSSGVGLFTIKLNSGQVKKVDESEVSFSVLPYMSFYTPDRGTLLSLARTHWSLMWLSIVRHCKMDNSITVSLLLLASSELLISGCFVSVEQLKLEGCN, via the exons ATGGGAGACTGCCACGTCGTGCCCACAGCGGGCATCGATTGGCTCATCCAGTCCGTGGCGGTGCTCTGCGCTGTCGATGGCTGCGACCATCTCCACTGCCATGGCGGTCCCTTCTGCCTGCTCTTCGTGGCCACTCACGGGTACAACTACAAAATAATTGCGAGCGTCTACTCATCGGAGACCAGTGAGTGGAACGAGCCAGTGTGTCTTCACAATAGTTGTGAAGCCTATGCCCGGCATATGCAGGAGGGGCTCGCAGATACACACCGCTACGACCCCAAGTACATACCCTATGTCCAGCCTAGGCGAGGCACCCTTGTTGGAGACGCAGTCTACTTCACCGTTCGGCTAGGCAATGCTATCGTCGAGTATGACCTGGGCAAGGATCGCTTAAACATGATTGACCCACCACCGGCGGCGCGAGACGTGTGCTACATTTCCCTCATGGCGATGGATGACAGTTCATTGGGCTTTGCCTGCATTAAGGGATCGAGCCTTTGTACGTGGTCAAGGAAGGTGGATACAGCTGAAGCTGCGGAATGGGTACAGTACAGGGTCATCGAGCTCGAGAAAACTATACCTGTTGCCAATCCCGATGACAAAAGATTTGTGGTTGGCTTTGCGGAGGGTGCTGGTGTCATCTTTGTTAGCTCAGGTGTTGGCTTATTCACCATCAAGCTCAATTCTGGGCAGGTTAAGAAGGTTGACGAGTCTGAAGTCTCTTTTAGCGTCCTACCCTACATGAGCTTCTACACTCCAG ATCGTGGCACATTGTTGTCGCTAGCAAGGACTCACTGGTCTCTGATGTGGCTCTCAATAGTGAGGCATTGCAAAATGGACAATTCCATCACCGTTAGTCTGCTGCTGTTGGCATCTTCTGAGCTACTAATATCAGGTTGTTTCGTTTCTGTTGAGCAGCTTAAGCTTGAAGGTTGCAACTGA